Proteins encoded together in one Anopheles darlingi chromosome 3, idAnoDarlMG_H_01, whole genome shotgun sequence window:
- the LOC125957241 gene encoding uncharacterized protein LOC125957241, which produces MYRPCGGRLLALLLLAVGTVVHCEAPYSTTSHVTIIGKYAAAATLCYTTSIKSDVFSFVPISRTVTFTPKKSVSFVKISSKASPLLGTRLVMGGLGSSPASPISVALTTDFGGRLNAEIEAFC; this is translated from the exons ATGTACCGACCGTGTGGTGGCCGACTGCtcgcgttgctgttgcttgcagTGGGAACGGTAGTGCACTGTGAGGCACCGTACAGCACGACCTCAcacgtcaccatcatcggtaaGTACGCGGCGGCTGCTACTCTCTGCTACACGACATCGATCAAGTCGGACGTGTTTAGTTTCGTGCCGATCAGCAGAACTGTCACTTTTACGCCGAAA AAAAGCGTTAGTTTCGTGAAAATCAGCTCGAAAGCATCACCACTTCTGGGCACTCGGCTGGTTATGGGAGGTCTCGGAAGTTCACCAGCCAGTCCCATCAGCGTTGCACTCACCACCGACTTTGGAGGACGATTGAATGCCGAAATAGAAGCTTTCTGTTGA
- the LOC125957242 gene encoding uncharacterized protein LOC125957242 gives MIPSLSPVFSSPSIASIRSAPTRSEIMVHHQYPAYRVAWFTSILALLLAACSAQPPQALNYPNVQSFGAFAGTICYSNSLTLKSIVPVTTRSFTFSPGTALTYVVCYNNVALHPFEATLVGGGIGTTMQTSIALTSYTGKLIVNCDAYCT, from the exons ATGATCCCGTCACTTTCACCGGTGTTCAGTTCGCCATCGATCGCGAGCATAAGAAGTGCACCTACGAGGAGCGAAATAATGGTTCACCACCAATATCCAGCGTACCGAGTCGCTTGGTTTACATCGATACTTGCGCTCCTGTTGGCGGCCTGTTCTGCTCAACCGCCGCAAGCACTTAACTATCCGAATGTGCAATCCTTCGGTGCGTTTGCTGGTACAATCTGCTATTCTAACTCCCTGACGTTAAAGTCCATTGTTCCGGTGACGACACGATCCTTCACCTTCTCTCCAGGG ACCGCCCTTACGTACGTCGTCTGCTACAACAACGTTGCATTGCATCCCTTCGAAGCCACGCTAGTGGGCGGTGGAATAGGTACAACAATGCAGACCTCCATCGCATTGACATCGTACACGGGAAAGCTCATCGTGAATTGTGATGCGTACTGCACCTAA